From Rhizobium favelukesii, the proteins below share one genomic window:
- a CDS encoding arylsulfatase, with protein MSASLSMRLRRAGAGLAIALASTSLSYGAAQAQQAAPAQNTAKPNILVIFGDDIGQTNISAYSMGVVGYKTPNIDRIAKEGTLFTDYYAENSCTAGRSTFITGQVCLRTGLCKVGIPGATVGLQARDITIAQALKPLGYATGQFGKNHLGDRDEFLPTKHGFDEFFGNLYHLNAEEEPERPYYPKNDQEFVKANSPRGVLHSFADGRVEDTGALNRKRMETIDDETTAAAIDFIQRQAKEGKPFFTWMNTTRMHAFTHVREPMQGQSGMPGNEYADGMIEHDGDVGKLLKTLDDLKIADNTIVVYTTDNGPNQWSWPDAATTSFRSEKDTNWEGAFRVPAMVRWPGHIKAGEVSNEMMSGLDWFPTPLAAAGDTDIKERLVNGASINGNQFKVHLDGYNQLPYLTGQQPKSGREDFNYFNDDGELVAYRYGNWKIVFCEQREPGGFQVWANPFTCLRAPKVFNLRMDPYERADTVSDQYYDWLAQNAYLIQYGVYRVAPFLQTFKDYPPSQRSASFSIDQMVDALMRSVDQGPAVGK; from the coding sequence ATGAGTGCATCTCTCTCAATGCGGCTTCGGCGCGCCGGCGCAGGGCTTGCCATAGCGCTGGCCTCCACCTCGCTCAGCTATGGGGCTGCTCAAGCGCAGCAGGCGGCACCTGCCCAGAATACGGCCAAACCGAACATCCTGGTCATCTTCGGCGACGACATCGGCCAGACCAACATCAGCGCCTATTCGATGGGGGTCGTGGGCTACAAGACGCCCAATATCGACCGCATTGCCAAGGAAGGCACGCTGTTCACGGACTACTATGCCGAAAACAGCTGCACGGCCGGTCGCTCGACATTCATCACCGGGCAGGTCTGCCTTCGAACGGGTCTTTGCAAGGTAGGCATCCCCGGAGCGACGGTCGGTCTGCAGGCGCGTGACATTACCATCGCACAGGCGCTAAAGCCGCTTGGTTACGCAACGGGCCAGTTTGGCAAGAACCATCTTGGCGACCGCGACGAATTCCTGCCCACGAAGCACGGTTTCGACGAGTTTTTCGGCAACCTCTATCATCTGAATGCCGAGGAAGAGCCGGAGCGTCCCTACTATCCGAAGAACGACCAGGAATTCGTGAAGGCCAATTCGCCGCGCGGCGTGCTGCATTCCTTCGCGGATGGCAGGGTCGAGGATACCGGTGCGCTGAACCGCAAGCGGATGGAAACGATCGACGATGAAACGACTGCTGCGGCCATCGATTTCATCCAGCGGCAGGCCAAGGAAGGAAAGCCCTTCTTTACCTGGATGAACACCACCCGCATGCACGCGTTCACGCATGTTCGAGAACCGATGCAGGGCCAAAGTGGCATGCCGGGCAACGAATACGCCGACGGCATGATCGAGCACGACGGCGATGTCGGCAAACTGCTGAAGACGCTGGACGATCTCAAAATCGCGGACAACACGATCGTCGTCTATACGACGGACAATGGTCCCAACCAATGGTCATGGCCGGATGCGGCGACGACGTCGTTCCGAAGCGAAAAGGACACCAACTGGGAAGGCGCATTCCGCGTTCCCGCGATGGTTCGTTGGCCCGGTCACATCAAGGCGGGCGAAGTGTCGAATGAGATGATGTCCGGACTTGACTGGTTCCCGACCCCGCTTGCAGCAGCCGGCGATACCGACATCAAGGAACGGCTTGTCAATGGTGCGAGCATCAACGGCAACCAGTTCAAGGTCCATCTCGACGGCTACAACCAGCTTCCCTACCTGACGGGGCAGCAGCCGAAGTCGGGACGCGAGGACTTCAACTATTTCAACGATGACGGGGAATTGGTTGCTTATCGCTATGGCAACTGGAAGATCGTCTTTTGCGAACAGCGAGAGCCAGGAGGCTTCCAGGTCTGGGCAAACCCGTTCACCTGCCTGCGCGCGCCCAAGGTCTTCAACCTGCGCATGGACCCCTACGAGCGAGCGGATACCGTCTCCGACCAGTATTACGACTGGCTGGCGCAGAACGCCTATCTCATCCAATACGGCGTCTACCGGGTCGCTCCCTTCCTGCAGACATTCAAGGATTATCCTCCGAGCCAGCGCTCGGCGAGCTTCAGTATCGACCAGATGGTCGACGCCCTGATGCGCAGTGTGGATCAAGGCCCAGCCGTCGGGAAATAG
- a CDS encoding adenylate/guanylate cyclase domain-containing protein: protein MDDRHVIEITAWLMQSGLKGVAEADLLAGFCEQCRINGLPIERSVAVMDTLHPIYERRAFRWDSREAIERVSEYGFAGPGAIADNWLRSAFHHLETTGFGELRRNLNNSDPADFYLLDDLKAAGFTDFIAMAHRFGDGGTIGEIDCFFSHFATRSNEGFTDSDIAVLRDLLPCLALAVKCVTISGVAGTIAKVYLGQDAANQVLHGKITRGKSERISAALWFSDLANFTHISDTVDPEEIIPMLNDYADAVISSVQEAGGEVLKLMGDGTLAIFKGRRSSEACCAALNARSLLDKRLLDLNAQRRIEGRPVTDVYLGLHLGEVFYGNIGSEDRLDFTVIGPAVNEVSRIVSLCRSLQRRLLMSASFVAIIPPPQMDSLHSIGLHALRGVNRAQELFTLMPV, encoded by the coding sequence GTGGACGATCGCCACGTCATAGAAATCACCGCCTGGCTCATGCAGAGCGGGCTCAAGGGCGTGGCGGAAGCAGACCTGCTCGCCGGCTTTTGCGAACAGTGCCGCATCAATGGACTTCCGATCGAGCGTTCCGTGGCCGTCATGGACACGCTGCACCCGATCTATGAACGGCGCGCGTTCCGCTGGGACAGCAGGGAGGCGATTGAGCGCGTGTCGGAATACGGCTTCGCCGGCCCCGGCGCGATTGCCGACAATTGGCTTCGTTCCGCATTTCACCATCTGGAAACGACAGGATTTGGAGAGCTCCGCAGAAACCTGAACAATAGTGATCCGGCCGATTTTTATCTGCTTGACGATTTGAAGGCCGCGGGTTTCACGGACTTCATCGCCATGGCGCATCGGTTCGGAGACGGTGGGACGATCGGCGAAATCGACTGCTTTTTCTCGCACTTCGCCACGCGATCCAACGAGGGTTTTACAGACAGCGATATCGCCGTGTTGCGCGATCTGCTGCCCTGTCTGGCGTTGGCGGTCAAATGCGTGACGATCAGCGGCGTGGCGGGCACGATTGCCAAAGTCTACCTCGGGCAGGATGCGGCCAACCAGGTACTTCACGGTAAGATCACCCGCGGCAAAAGCGAGCGCATCTCGGCGGCGCTCTGGTTTTCCGATCTCGCCAATTTCACGCATATCTCCGACACCGTCGACCCGGAAGAGATCATTCCGATGCTCAATGATTATGCCGACGCAGTGATCTCGTCGGTCCAGGAAGCCGGCGGCGAAGTGCTCAAGCTGATGGGGGACGGGACACTGGCCATCTTCAAGGGCCGGCGTTCGAGCGAGGCTTGTTGTGCGGCGCTCAACGCCCGCTCGCTGCTCGACAAGCGCCTGCTCGATCTGAACGCGCAGCGCCGCATCGAGGGCCGGCCTGTGACCGACGTCTATCTCGGCCTTCACCTCGGCGAGGTCTTCTACGGCAATATCGGCAGCGAGGATCGGCTTGATTTTACGGTCATCGGGCCAGCGGTGAACGAAGTCAGCCGCATCGTCTCTCTCTGTCGGTCGCTACAGCGCCGGCTGCTGATGTCGGCCAGCTTTGTGGCGATCATTCCACCGCCGCAGATGGACAGCCTGCATTCGATAGGGCTGCATGCACTACGAGGCGTCAATCGCGCGCAGGAGCTCTTCACGCTGATGCCAGTTTGA
- a CDS encoding DUF1656 domain-containing protein: protein MRPDIDIYGVFIPTLAAIAFAAYLLNAILRRLLASVGFYRLVWHRPLFDTAMYFCLLGAIALSLNKVSL from the coding sequence ATGAGGCCTGATATCGATATTTACGGGGTCTTCATCCCGACGCTCGCAGCGATCGCATTCGCAGCCTACCTCCTCAATGCCATCCTGCGGCGGTTGCTGGCTTCCGTCGGCTTCTATCGACTGGTCTGGCATCGGCCGCTCTTCGATACGGCCATGTATTTCTGCCTGCTTGGCGCCATCGCGCTGTCTTTGAACAAGGTGTCATTATGA
- a CDS encoding efflux RND transporter periplasmic adaptor subunit, with the protein MKSLLAHSGRFLLTGAFVALAGVLGWHLWDYYMDEPWTRDGKVRADVVRLAADVSGIVSDVYTKDNQPVRKGDVIFRIDQARFTLALRQAETQMESSKAALDMARSDLELYRKLGESSVTRQKIQQAETTVQQDEAAYNQAVISRDTAKLNLDRSVVRAPVNGVLTNFSMKPGNYVAAGTAVTALIDSDSYYVAGYFEENKLDRIKIGDPALVYLMGSKTPLKGHVDGIAGGIEDRERSDSGAQLANVTPTFTWVRLAQRVPVRVALDALPDDTALVAGLTASVTIVN; encoded by the coding sequence ATGAAATCGCTTCTCGCTCATTCCGGTCGTTTCCTGCTCACCGGCGCCTTCGTTGCCCTGGCCGGAGTGCTCGGCTGGCATCTGTGGGATTACTACATGGACGAGCCCTGGACGCGGGACGGCAAGGTCCGCGCCGACGTCGTACGGCTCGCTGCCGATGTCTCCGGGATCGTCAGTGACGTGTATACAAAGGACAATCAGCCCGTCCGCAAGGGTGATGTGATCTTCCGCATCGACCAGGCGCGCTTTACCCTCGCCCTGCGTCAGGCCGAAACGCAGATGGAGAGCAGCAAGGCGGCGCTCGATATGGCAAGAAGCGATCTCGAGCTTTATCGCAAACTCGGCGAGAGCTCCGTGACGCGGCAGAAGATCCAGCAGGCCGAAACAACCGTCCAACAGGACGAAGCCGCCTATAACCAAGCCGTCATCAGCCGCGACACCGCAAAGCTCAATCTGGACCGCTCAGTGGTGCGTGCGCCGGTCAATGGTGTGCTGACCAACTTCTCCATGAAGCCCGGCAATTATGTAGCGGCTGGCACTGCTGTGACCGCGTTGATCGACAGCGATTCCTATTACGTGGCGGGCTATTTCGAAGAGAATAAGCTGGACCGCATCAAGATCGGCGATCCCGCGCTCGTCTATCTGATGGGCAGCAAGACGCCTCTCAAGGGGCATGTCGACGGCATCGCCGGCGGCATCGAGGACCGGGAGCGAAGCGATTCCGGCGCCCAGCTCGCCAATGTTACCCCGACTTTCACCTGGGTTCGGCTGGCTCAGCGCGTGCCGGTACGTGTGGCGCTCGATGCGCTGCCCGACGACACGGCCCTCGTCGCCGGTCTCACGGCAAGCGTCACCATCGTCAATTGA
- a CDS encoding DUF1269 domain-containing protein has protein sequence MSELVVIGFDAMDEADKVLLKLHNLKKEYLVDLEDAVVVVRDEAGKVHLKQSLNLTAIGATSGLLSGSLWGGLVGLLFLNPLAGFAIGGLVGAGTGAISGSLADYGIDDEFIKSLGGTIPNSSSALFVLVRKAQPEKVLAELQGLRGRVLKTSLAPDQEERLRKALSGSPSEAAST, from the coding sequence ATGTCGGAACTCGTCGTGATCGGCTTTGATGCCATGGATGAAGCAGACAAGGTGCTGCTGAAGTTGCACAACCTGAAGAAGGAATACCTCGTCGATCTCGAAGATGCTGTCGTTGTGGTCCGCGACGAGGCCGGCAAGGTCCATCTCAAGCAGAGCCTCAACCTGACAGCAATCGGCGCCACGTCGGGCCTGTTGTCCGGCTCTCTCTGGGGCGGCCTCGTCGGCTTGCTATTCCTCAATCCGCTCGCGGGCTTTGCGATCGGCGGCCTCGTCGGCGCAGGCACCGGCGCGATCTCCGGCTCGCTCGCCGACTATGGCATCGACGACGAGTTCATCAAGTCTCTTGGCGGGACGATACCGAATTCCTCCTCCGCTCTCTTCGTCCTCGTGCGCAAAGCGCAACCGGAGAAGGTTCTCGCCGAGCTCCAGGGGCTGCGTGGCCGCGTCCTGAAAACCTCGCTGGCGCCGGATCAGGAGGAGCGGCTGCGCAAGGCGCTCTCAGGCAGCCCGAGCGAAGCCGCATCCACATGA
- a CDS encoding tetratricopeptide repeat protein, which yields MKAEEQHGGDHEVACPQARAELDRLLADERFRATERSRSILRYIVERQFAGCAEGVKAFSIAVDVLGRQSNFDPSLDPIVRIELSRLRSSLSQYYEAFGEEGGVTVQLPRGRYVAVFTRSTGGFPHIYDREHPATACGKPADLVLEQAPSAVVPAVPARPWVTAATLGLLMIAAVAGGVAVYASRPVTTAKPTVAVTLTAVDEGLRGEASVTRDMLLTALTQFQTLTVSQAQRRERPLASVLRPAKSNAYAIDMKYYGDGDDRSIWWQIVDTATGDLLKSGLESVDTSGRTVAAVRDELVAQLARRFAATRGVINNIETYTASEGSLGNACVLRAEYQLDDGKASSFARTIDCLERTIAANSFDADATAALSALLAAAQAEAADDSKIARALELASRAVSLAPLSDRAHVALMLSQFYSGRVDAAIAAGNRALALNPNNPDAAAKLGLVLFQSGYFDAGVSLARDAGRSVDVVPRDAVLVLALDAYRRKDWSEASLLCEQVSDSTFLISILRVAALGQLGSDEAVQRLAELRQLAPDFETTFREKMAPRRYQPVLSAAIEEGLTKAGARFKTEGLATAF from the coding sequence ATGAAGGCTGAAGAACAGCATGGCGGGGATCACGAAGTCGCATGCCCGCAAGCCCGCGCAGAGCTGGACCGTCTGCTCGCCGACGAGCGGTTTAGGGCCACCGAAAGAAGCCGGAGCATCCTCAGATATATCGTGGAACGGCAATTCGCCGGTTGTGCGGAGGGTGTGAAAGCCTTTTCTATCGCCGTCGATGTGCTTGGCCGACAAAGCAATTTCGATCCGTCGCTCGATCCCATCGTCCGCATTGAGCTCAGCCGGTTGCGATCCTCTCTCAGCCAGTATTACGAGGCTTTCGGGGAGGAGGGTGGTGTCACAGTTCAGTTGCCGAGGGGGCGCTACGTTGCCGTTTTCACGCGGTCTACGGGGGGCTTCCCACACATCTATGATCGAGAGCATCCCGCAACTGCCTGCGGAAAACCCGCAGATCTCGTTCTCGAGCAAGCTCCCTCAGCGGTTGTGCCCGCTGTCCCGGCCCGACCCTGGGTGACGGCCGCAACTCTGGGGCTGCTGATGATTGCCGCCGTGGCCGGCGGTGTCGCCGTTTATGCGTCGCGCCCCGTCACGACGGCCAAGCCTACCGTCGCAGTCACCCTGACCGCGGTCGATGAGGGGTTGCGCGGCGAGGCCTCTGTCACTCGGGACATGCTGCTGACCGCCCTTACGCAATTTCAGACATTGACCGTTTCGCAAGCCCAACGACGTGAACGCCCGCTTGCCTCCGTGTTGCGTCCGGCCAAGTCGAACGCCTATGCAATCGACATGAAGTATTATGGTGATGGCGACGACCGCAGCATCTGGTGGCAGATCGTGGACACTGCGACGGGCGACCTTCTCAAATCCGGCCTTGAAAGCGTCGACACCAGTGGCAGGACGGTTGCAGCGGTCCGAGATGAACTGGTTGCCCAACTCGCACGCCGCTTCGCTGCGACACGCGGCGTCATCAACAATATCGAAACGTACACCGCCTCTGAGGGATCGCTTGGCAATGCATGCGTGCTTCGGGCCGAATACCAGTTGGACGATGGCAAGGCATCGAGCTTCGCACGCACGATCGATTGCTTGGAGCGAACAATCGCAGCAAACAGTTTTGATGCCGACGCAACGGCAGCGCTCTCGGCGTTGCTGGCGGCGGCGCAGGCGGAGGCTGCCGACGACAGCAAGATCGCACGTGCGCTCGAGCTTGCCAGTCGGGCAGTCTCCTTGGCACCGCTCTCCGATCGGGCTCACGTCGCTCTGATGTTGTCACAATTCTACAGTGGACGGGTCGACGCGGCGATCGCTGCGGGCAACCGCGCGCTGGCGCTCAACCCCAACAACCCCGATGCAGCGGCAAAACTTGGTCTCGTGCTGTTCCAGTCAGGCTATTTCGATGCGGGTGTTTCTCTTGCGCGGGATGCCGGCCGATCAGTTGATGTCGTTCCACGCGACGCGGTTCTCGTGCTCGCATTGGACGCTTACCGACGAAAGGATTGGTCGGAGGCCTCGCTGTTGTGCGAGCAGGTCAGTGACAGTACTTTCCTGATTAGCATCCTCCGGGTTGCTGCACTCGGGCAGCTTGGGTCGGATGAAGCGGTGCAGCGACTTGCCGAGCTCCGCCAGCTTGCGCCGGACTTCGAGACGACCTTCCGTGAGAAAATGGCGCCCAGACGCTATCAGCCGGTACTTTCCGCGGCCATCGAAGAAGGGCTGACGAAAGCGGGTGCCCGCTTCAAGACCGAGGGTTTGGCGACCGCCTTTTAG
- a CDS encoding HAD family hydrolase — protein sequence MSRSVRVFLLFLLLPVSAFAQELPSWNDGKSKQAIVDFVNKVTTEGGADYVAPEDRIAVFDNDGTLWTEQPFYFQLGFILDRVKALAPEHPEWKEKEPFKSILAGDLKGIAKSGERGIVELAMETHAGMTSEDFRKIVNDWFSTARHPKTGKPYNEMTFLPMHEVLDYLRAKGFKTFIVSGGGVEFMRPMTEKAYGIPPEQVVGSTITTQYALVDDTPVLNRLLKIDFVDDGPGKPVGINKFIGRRPVFAAGNSDGDYEMLRWVMAGQGPHFAMIIHHTDADREYAYDRKSDFGRLDRALDEAAARNWLLVDMKADWKKIYAFDQ from the coding sequence ATGTCTCGATCTGTGCGCGTCTTCCTGCTTTTCCTGCTGCTCCCGGTGAGCGCATTCGCGCAGGAGCTTCCTTCCTGGAATGACGGCAAGTCGAAGCAGGCAATCGTGGACTTCGTCAACAAGGTCACCACGGAGGGCGGCGCCGACTACGTGGCGCCCGAGGACCGTATCGCCGTCTTCGACAACGATGGTACGCTCTGGACCGAGCAGCCATTTTATTTTCAGCTTGGCTTCATACTGGATCGGGTCAAGGCGCTCGCCCCGGAGCATCCAGAGTGGAAGGAGAAGGAGCCCTTCAAGTCGATCCTCGCTGGCGATCTCAAGGGCATCGCCAAGAGCGGCGAACGGGGCATCGTCGAGCTTGCGATGGAGACCCATGCCGGCATGACGAGCGAGGATTTCCGCAAGATCGTCAACGACTGGTTTTCCACAGCAAGACACCCGAAGACCGGCAAGCCATACAACGAGATGACATTCCTGCCCATGCACGAAGTGCTGGACTACCTGCGTGCAAAGGGGTTCAAGACGTTCATCGTCTCGGGCGGCGGCGTCGAGTTCATGCGCCCGATGACCGAGAAGGCATACGGCATCCCGCCTGAACAGGTCGTCGGCAGCACGATTACGACGCAATATGCGCTGGTCGACGACACGCCGGTCCTGAACCGGCTCTTGAAGATCGATTTCGTCGATGATGGCCCCGGCAAGCCCGTGGGCATCAACAAGTTCATCGGCAGGCGCCCGGTCTTTGCCGCCGGCAATTCGGACGGAGACTATGAAATGCTGCGCTGGGTGATGGCTGGCCAAGGGCCTCACTTCGCAATGATCATTCATCATACCGATGCAGATCGGGAATACGCATATGATCGCAAATCTGACTTCGGAAGGCTCGACAGGGCGCTTGACGAGGCTGCTGCACGCAACTGGCTGCTCGTCGACATGAAGGCCGACTGGAAGAAGATTTACGCGTTCGATCAATAG
- a CDS encoding DUF4105 domain-containing protein, translating into MAIISTAPPPRKWRVLALITRFTFRLAVTAFTGWFALAAFYQAPSPWKWPIIAAGLLTGLITILTVRRRPLLVGVLVLAAMLAVSYWWSSIKPSNDRDWATDVAHGVTATIAGDEITLHNIRSFRWRTTEDFDPVWQTGTYDLASLQSVDLLNSVWSNPAIAHTLVSFGFADGRYVVFSAEIRKERGEAFSEIGGFFKEFELVLIAAEENDIVRLRTNIRRETVSLYPLQVSAKVARTLFLSYLEKANALSVQPEFYQTITANCTTIVFKLARLIDPGIPLDWRIIVSGYLPDYLYDRGLIRTDVPLSQVKKKAEISGRAQAVPASNAYSRFIRPTLDGG; encoded by the coding sequence TTGGCAATCATCTCAACTGCGCCACCGCCTCGGAAATGGCGAGTTCTGGCACTCATCACTCGGTTCACCTTCCGGCTGGCAGTCACCGCCTTCACGGGATGGTTTGCCCTCGCCGCTTTCTACCAGGCCCCGTCTCCATGGAAATGGCCGATCATCGCCGCCGGCTTGCTCACCGGACTGATCACCATTCTGACCGTCAGGCGGCGGCCGCTGCTCGTTGGTGTGCTTGTGCTCGCAGCAATGCTGGCGGTTTCCTACTGGTGGAGCAGCATCAAGCCAAGCAATGATCGGGACTGGGCGACCGACGTTGCCCACGGCGTCACCGCAACGATAGCAGGCGATGAGATCACACTGCACAATATCCGGAGTTTTCGATGGCGGACGACCGAAGACTTCGACCCGGTTTGGCAAACCGGGACGTATGATCTCGCTTCGCTACAGTCAGTGGACCTGCTTAACTCGGTCTGGAGCAATCCGGCAATTGCTCATACCCTCGTCAGCTTTGGTTTTGCGGACGGTCGCTACGTCGTATTCTCGGCAGAGATCCGAAAGGAACGAGGCGAAGCGTTTTCGGAGATCGGCGGCTTCTTCAAGGAGTTCGAACTGGTCCTGATTGCGGCCGAAGAAAACGACATCGTCCGGCTACGCACCAACATCCGCCGGGAAACCGTGTCACTCTATCCTCTTCAAGTCTCCGCAAAGGTAGCACGCACGCTCTTCCTGTCCTATCTCGAGAAGGCCAACGCGCTTTCGGTGCAGCCCGAATTCTATCAGACGATCACGGCAAACTGCACGACCATCGTCTTCAAGCTCGCCCGGCTGATCGACCCTGGCATCCCGCTCGACTGGCGCATTATCGTATCCGGCTACCTGCCGGACTATCTTTACGACCGCGGCCTGATCCGCACCGACGTCCCCCTCTCGCAGGTAAAGAAAAAAGCCGAGATCAGCGGCCGGGCGCAAGCTGTCCCTGCGTCGAACGCCTACTCGAGGTTCATCCGGCCAACATTGGACGGCGGTTGA
- a CDS encoding formylglycine-generating enzyme family protein, whose product MALAYDTAHRQQRQGDDNGDLVWIPGRTFVMGSNEHYPEEAPAHPVTVDGFWIEATPVTNRKFQEFVKATGHVTLAEKTPDPKDYPGALPNMLRAGSLVFTPPKSVTGTDIGQWWKFKFGVNWRRPYGGLSDLRGKLDHPVVHVAYCDAKAYAEWAGMDLPTEAEWELAARGGLDDTEFAWGDELMPNGVAMANTWQGTFPTHSTKLAGKDRTTPVRSFPPNGYGAYDLIGNVWEWTSDYWSTRHPEPAPKACCIPENPRGGGKEASYDPNQPNILIPRRVLKGGSHLCAPNYCRRYRPAARHAEPEDTSTSHVGFRCIKRVAT is encoded by the coding sequence ATGGCACTGGCATATGACACAGCACACCGGCAGCAACGTCAGGGCGACGACAATGGCGACCTCGTCTGGATACCTGGCCGGACCTTCGTGATGGGTTCCAACGAGCACTACCCGGAAGAGGCCCCGGCTCATCCTGTTACCGTCGACGGCTTCTGGATCGAGGCGACGCCTGTCACGAACCGCAAATTCCAGGAATTCGTCAAGGCGACCGGCCATGTTACCCTCGCCGAGAAAACGCCAGACCCGAAAGATTATCCCGGCGCCCTGCCGAACATGCTGCGGGCCGGATCTCTCGTCTTCACACCGCCGAAATCGGTGACCGGCACGGACATCGGGCAGTGGTGGAAATTCAAGTTCGGCGTCAACTGGCGGCGGCCCTATGGCGGGCTGAGCGATCTCCGCGGCAAGCTCGACCATCCAGTCGTTCACGTCGCATATTGCGATGCGAAGGCCTATGCCGAATGGGCGGGAATGGACCTGCCGACGGAAGCCGAGTGGGAACTCGCTGCCCGCGGTGGGCTTGACGACACTGAGTTTGCCTGGGGCGACGAACTCATGCCCAACGGTGTTGCGATGGCCAACACGTGGCAAGGCACGTTCCCGACGCACAGCACGAAGCTTGCAGGTAAGGACCGAACAACGCCCGTGCGTTCCTTTCCGCCCAACGGCTACGGCGCCTATGACCTGATCGGCAACGTCTGGGAGTGGACGTCGGACTACTGGTCCACGCGCCATCCGGAACCCGCGCCGAAAGCCTGTTGCATCCCAGAGAACCCCCGCGGCGGCGGGAAAGAGGCGAGCTACGATCCCAACCAACCGAACATTCTCATCCCGAGGCGCGTATTAAAGGGTGGCTCGCATCTTTGCGCCCCGAACTATTGCCGCCGCTATCGCCCGGCCGCTCGTCACGCCGAGCCGGAAGACACCTCGACCAGCCATGTCGGCTTTCGCTGCATCAAGCGCGTTGCAACCTGA